Part of the Sphaerochaeta associata genome is shown below.
AATTTTCGGCACTCCCGAGTTCTACACGAGCCAAGGGAGCTGTTGAAGTTTCGTCGAACACTGCTGTTACAACACCACTGTCAACAGGGTTGGTCACCGTAGTAGCCCCAAAGACTGTGAAAGAGTTGGCTGCTACACCGGTTAAGGTATACCCGCTTTTCGCTGTCAAAGTGATGGTGGCTGTATACACGGTAGAAGCCGCATACGGGTTGTCAGAAGGTGACCATGCAACGCTTCCTGTAAATTGTTCGGTTTCTGTAACAAGAAGGTCAGGAATTCCTGCTCTCATCGGTACGTCAACTCCAGGAATGGCTACAATGCTTACAGGCATCGGGGCAGTTGCAGGGAACGCTGCCGTCACCACACCGCTGTTGATGGCATTGTGGGTCGTAGCACCCGCCACAGTGAAGGAGTCTGCTGCAACACCGGTTAAGGTATAGCCGCTTTTTGCCGTCAAGGTGATGGTGGCAGTGTACACAGTATTTGCTGCATACGGACTGTCAGCAGGCAGCCAAGTCACAGTTCCTGTGTACTGGTCAGTCTCGTCGATAGCAAAATCGGGAGTTACATTGCGTACTGGCGCTGTCACTCCAGGAATCGCTGCGATACTGATTGCTACGTCAGGGGCTGCTGCAGTTGCAGGGAATACTGCCGATACAATGCCGCTGTCTTCAAGATGGGTTGCTGTTGCACCAGCTACGGTGAAGGAGTTGGCCGCTACACCATTGAGGGTGAAGCCGGATTTTGCCGTCAAGGTGATGGTGGCAGTGTACACTTCTGAGCCGGCAAACGGACTGTCAGCAGGATCCCAAGTCACAGTTCCTGTGTATTGGGCGGTCTCGGTTATCACATCAACAGGAGTCACATTGCGCACGGGTGCTGCTACTCCAGGAATTGCTGCGATGCTGATTGCCGCGTCAGGTGCTGCTCCCGTTACGGGGAACGTTGCCATTACTATGCCGCTGTTGGTCAGGTTGCTCGTGGTTGCACCAGGGACTGTAAAGAAGTTTGCTGCAACACCGGTTAAGGTATAGCCGCTCTTTGCCGTCAAGGTGATGGTGGCAGAATACACGGTAGTTGCTGCATAAGGACTTGCAACAGGTGCCCATGCAATGGTTGCTGTATACTGATCATTTTCAGCAATTGTTGTGTCAGGAGTTGCTCCGGTTGAAGGTGCGGTCACTCCATCAATCGTATCGAGGGTTACCACTACATCCGGAGCTGCTTCCGTCGCAGGGAATACTGCTGTCACCACGCCGCTGTTTGCGGGATTGGTTGCAGTTGCTCCAGAGACGTTGAAGAAGTTCGCTGTGATACCCGTTGTGGTATACCCTGCTTTCGGTGCCAAGGTAATAGTCGCAGTGTACGCGGTTGAACTGGCGTACGGGCTATCCGAAGGCGCCCATGCGATGGTTGCGGTATACTGTGCGGTTTCGGCAACGGTCAAATCGGGAGTAACACTTCTTTCAGGAACTGTTACACCAGTGATGGCTGCGATGTTGATTGCTACGTTTGGAGCAGTCACGGTGATCGTGAGGACTCCTTCGTAAGCAGAATCATCATTCGCCGTAGCCTTGACGACAACCGTACCGGCTCCAGTTGCTGTGAGCAACCCCGTTGTGCTTATTGTTGCTGTTCCTGTTCCTGAAGCAACAGACCAAGTTACACTTGCATCGGTTGCATCGAGGGGAAGAACAGCTGCACTCATTTGTAGTGTTTCGCCATTTGAGACTGTAGTTGCATCAGCTGCTCCCGTGATGGTGATTCCTGTCACGTTGGTCGGCAGTGCGGTGTCATTCGAACACCCTACTGCGAACGAGAGAATGCCGACTATGGCAAAAAGAAACACATACTTTGTAAATCTTTTCAATGTATTCATGGAAATCCTCCTGATTTCTTGTGAATTAACGAAGGAGCATAGCAGTACACTCCTATCTGGTCACCGGCATGAAGCCTCCAGGGGACTTCAAATACCTCCTTTTCCCGTTAATGCGGGAACAACTCCTGTATTACTCTCATATACTCCAGCGCCATGGAAGGAAAGATCAGAATAGCTTCGCGGCAAAAGAGGCTAGAGCATTGGGGATGTTTCGATCCCCAATGCTTTCGCGCGATTCTAGAGCGGGGTGACTGTGGCTGTGTCTAGGGTGACCTGCGTTTGGGCTAATAACTTTCCGTGAACAGATGAACCCGTCTCAAGAACTATCTGAGTCATACTCATGATGATTCCTTCAAAGTGTGCACCGGTTCCCAGGGTCACGATTCCCGCTACTTGCCAGAAAATGTTTTTGGCTTGAGCACCGTTTGCCAGCTGGACTATGGCTCCGCTACTGGCAGTAAGATTGTCTGCAACCTGGAATATCCAGACATCGTTCACACCACCATCCAAAGTGATATCCGTTGCCATGGTGACAACCGTTTCCCACTTGTAGATGCCGGGAACAAACGTTTGTCCTCCGATGATTCCGCCGGCAGTACCGGAGACAATTGCATAATCCACTCTTCCTGCTGCTTCGACGTATGCTGCTTCCACATCCGAAATTGCCGTGGTCAATTTTGAGGGAGTAGGGGCCAACATGTCAGAGGCGTAGATTTTGCCCGTTACATAGATGGAGGTTGCAGAGGTTCCATCCAAAGAAAGCGTTTCCGAGAAGCCTGTCAGGTCGACAAGCGACTGGGGACTCACGCCGATATCTCCGGTGATCAGCGTCTCACCAGTATTCGTAATTGCTGATTTTGCAAGAATGGAGAAATTGGATGCAGTTCTCAAGTTGATGAGAGCCGGTCCGGTTCCTGCAAGTACCTCGGAAGCAGTGGTGAACGTCCACACCTTGTCCTCTTCCATCTCAGCTCCGTCATAATCTGTTACTGCTGCTTTGATCGTAGCAGTATAGAGTGTCTCGTAGAGCAGGTCTGAATCAGGATTGAATGATGCGGTTTTGGTGGCTACATCATAGGAGAGAACTCCAGAGATTTCGCTTCCGCCAGTACTCACAATGAAATTTGCTGGGATGACCACAGAATCAGCATTCATTATCTCATTGAATGAGACTTCAATGTTGGTGGTGATTGCCACTCCGGCGGCTTCATCGATGGGGAAGGTTGAGGCGACGAAAGGATGGGCATTGACCGTAATCATCTTCGATCCTTCTACCAGCGATCCATCATTTGCCGTTGCTTTGACGATAACAGTCCCTTCCGTCAAGCCGAGCAGTAATCCATCCAAGTCAATGGATGCAGTTCCTGTGCCTGCTGCTACCGACCACGTTACACTTGTATCATCGGCAGTAAGCGGTGCAACTGTACTGGACATTTGCAATGTTTCATTCTGGATGACAAATTCGCTGTTCTCTGCGGAGGTAACCGTGATGGAGGCAACCATCAATTCACCTTGCCTTACTTGCAATTCCACGGTAGGAACGGCCAGGTCATTGGCGTTGGTTGCACCTACAGGGAGATCTCCCCAGACTGCGTTGAAGGTGTATGTTGCTGCGACAGCAGGGTTGTACGTATCCGTATCCAACCAGGTCAACGGGACATTTTTCACTTCCGTATTTTCCAAAGTCACAGAGATCTGAGTCGGCAATACTGCAAGTACTGCAGATGCATCGGTATATTGCACATTATTGTTGGCTATATCACCTGTTTGTGTCAGGGTGATTGCCGCGAACGATGCCATCGGGGAAGGCAGTGCGGTATTGGCAGTGACAGTCACCACAAGAGAGCCGGTGATTGCGGAGCCATCGTTGGCAGTCGCGATAACGCTAACCGTTCCCTCCTCTGTAGCAGTCAGCAACCCGGTTGCACTGATGGTGGCCAAGCCTGTTCCAGCCTGTACCGACCATGTGAAAGTCTGATCGAGTGCATCATTTGGCAGGACTACTGCACTCATCTGCAGCGTAGATCCGTCAACTACGGTGATTGCATCACCAGCTCCGCTTACTGTGATACTGGCCACATTGATCGGCGGTGTGATTTTTTCTGAACATCCCACCAAGAATGAGAAGCTTAGGAGTATCACAAAGGTGGTAACAATTCTTAGATATTTCATTTTCGTACTCATGAACAACCTCCAGATTATTTATGTTTCGTAATGAACATGACGTAGCACTTTGTCTGTGCTGATTTGGAGTCATCAAGAGATGTTACGTACCACCTTTCTCCAGAAAGTGTATGCGTTATTGATTCCTTGTAGGCTCGTTGATGGATCAGCCACCCGGGATGTGAACCCGGTCAGCTGATATCACAATCGAACAGTAAAAACAGGCTCTATCAAGGCTTACACACTTGGTAGAGTCACTGGATCCTTATGTTAGAATCGCAATTTTGCACCAACTCCGATGAGACAAGTGTCTTTCAGATATTGCTTGTCCAGCGTCGAGATATTGTTGAAGAAGTCGTTGACATCCGGGATCAAGAGCGTAATGCCAGGTCCGACAGAGAGCCAATCAGTTATGTTGATATCGAAGCCTGCACGGAAATTGTAGGCGAAGTTGCTCGTCCCGCTTTCCGAAGCGTCATCGGTAAAGGCCAACAAATACCCTGGGCCCGTTGCGAAATAAGGTTCAATGATACCAAGGGGGGCGCGCAGCACCACTTCTGCCACCAACGAGAGATACTCTTGACCTCTGGAGTATCCGGTTACAGAAAATCCAAGCCAAGGCTTCACGTTCAATTGGAAGCGGAGTGCAGGCACATAGGCGTTGAAGTTCTGCTCCTGAAGATCGGCATACGAATAGTTCATGATTACCCCGATATCAAATTTACTTGGTGCGTATTCTTCTTCTGCGGCTTCTTCTGCGCTGAGAAAGCCTGCAAAAACAACCATGACTGCGAGAATGAGAACGAGTAATTTTTTGTGCATATCAAACCTCCCGGGTGTTGACAACATTCTGGAAATATCCAGATTATTTGTTTGCCATATAGTTGTTTGCTATAGATTTTGGGAAACTCAAGGTGTTTGGAACCGAACCTCTGCAGTCTAGCGCGCATCTCCGTTCTTTCTATCGGGGGGGTGGGTGACACTGCATGCTCCAGATCATCAAGCCAATTATGTACTGAATATAAAGTAGAAGAGGATGATGCTGGAACTTGGGTAATGACCGGCGGTTCCTACGTTCCTGATGAAAACTGTGCCAGAGTGTTGGCTGCAAGGACCTTTGCCTTGGATACAAAACTGTTGGTATTTGTGTTCGTGGCTTCTGATTGTCTGTTCCCAGGTAAGGGTTGGTAATCAGATGCTATGGGAGGAATCCGTATGATTTAAAGACTCCTTCTCAACTACAATAGTATAACAATAGACTGATATTGTCAATCAAATACCATCAATAAACAATAATAAATATCAAATATCATTAAAAAACATTTCTAAAAGTGCATAATCATCAAATACAAGCTAATTTAGACAATTACAAATAAATTTAACAATTTAGATGATAGTAGTTGATTGTTTGCAAATCATAGCTGATACTGTACACTATGTTACCAATAAAAGATGAAGTGTTAACCCTGCAAGAGTGTTCTGCCTATCTCAAGATAGCAGAGTCCACTATTTATGTGCTCGCGCGTAAAGGTAAAATCCCTTGCCAGAAAGTTGGAAGAAACTGGCGTTTCAGCAAATATGCATTGGATCGCTGGTTGAGAGGAGAGGACTTCTTGAACCCTATTGAGGTAAATTCTTCAAGTAGATAGATGTATATTCCCTATTAAAAATAGGGACTCGACAAGAGCCCCCCTATTCGTAGGACATCCAGATGGTGCATGCAGTTCGTAGTCTGCAGCACTCTGAGAAATACTTTGTATGTGTGCATGGACTATTGAGCCAGGTACGAGATTGCTACGCTTGCACTCAAGGCTCTTCCTTGGGCATCAAATATGTCCAACAATCGTATATCGACGGATATGTAGGCAACTTTCATGAACTGGACTGGACGTAATCTCAACCCCATATTGAGCATTCCGCGGGATTGTGCATTGCCTCCACTGGGGGATGCGCTGTACGAGGCGTTGCCAAAGTCAACCAAGAAGTCGATTTTGCGGTTGAGTGCTTCAGGCATGAATGGCGTTTGGTACCCCACTCCAAAATCAATATTGCTTGTTAATGGCCCATCGAAGGTATAGCCGATCAGAAGGGTTGTCTTTGAAGGCCATTCGATGAAGGTGCTGTTGAATGTCGATGCCAAATAGAGTTGTGCCGCCAGGTTGGTTGTAGTGGTAGCGTTCAGCAGCTGTCCAACCACACCGAATGTCAGGGAACTGTTCTGTCCCCGTGCAATTCTCCACTTTCCACCGAGCAACAGGTCAACCTGATCAGAAATATCCACTGCCAGGCTCATTTCCAGGTTTCCTGCAAATCCCATTTGGATGTACGGGACGTGCGCATAGGAGCCGGCGAAGATTCCTGAGTAGCCAGTCGTGATGGATGTTCGTTTCCCACTCCAGGCTGTTTCTGCGCTGGGAATGACGATGTATCCGTTCGAACCACTGATGGTGGCATTGCCTGCATCTGATACTTGACCGGAAGGAAGATCGAGCGCAGGCAAACATGCCATCGCCAACAGTAATAGGCTTACTGATAGATATCTTTTTATCTGCATTGTATTCCTCCAGACTAATACCGATTTTTCATAGGGTATTAGGATCTTCCACTCATCAGGAGTATCAGGCTGGTTACTACTGCTGCAGCTCCACCAATGAAATACCAGAGAGTGTCTTTTGTTAAGCCCATTCCTAAAAAGGTGCGTACTGAGTCACCCAATGAACGGGTGGCGAATATACCACCGACCACAAGTGCCAATCCCCCGAAGAACAAGATGATTCCGATAATTTTTGAGACGCCCATAATTCTTTCTCCAATGTTTGGATTCCGATTACACATCAGAACCTACAGTCTGATTACTACCTACAACCGGGGAGTGTGAAATGATTGGTTCATAAGCCAAGGATTCAGTATCCCGTAGTTTGATTATAGGCTCGGGCAAAGCAGTCGTCTGTTCGCAAACGAACATAGGATAAGAAATATTGAAATCTTTTGGAATATTGCTGATGTATGATTGCTCGGGTGTTGATTTTGCAAGGACAAGAGACATCCAATCCCATGTCGGCTAGGAAGTAAGAAGGCTTTCCTGAAATACAAAAGAGCCGCTGGATATTCAGCGGCTCTCTTAAGAGGTGCCAATCGGATTCGAACCGATGCATCAAGGTTTTGCAGACCTTTCCCTTACCGCTTGGGTATGGCACCATG
Proteins encoded:
- a CDS encoding ice-binding family protein, which codes for MNTLKRFTKYVFLFAIVGILSFAVGCSNDTALPTNVTGITITGAADATTVSNGETLQMSAAVLPLDATDASVTWSVASGTGTATISTTGLLTATGAGTVVVKATANDDSAYEGVLTITVTAPNVAINIAAITGVTVPERSVTPDLTVAETAQYTATIAWAPSDSPYASSTAYTATITLAPKAGYTTTGITANFFNVSGATATNPANSGVVTAVFPATEAAPDVVVTLDTIDGVTAPSTGATPDTTIAENDQYTATIAWAPVASPYAATTVYSATITLTAKSGYTLTGVAANFFTVPGATTSNLTNSGIVMATFPVTGAAPDAAISIAAIPGVAAPVRNVTPVDVITETAQYTGTVTWDPADSPFAGSEVYTATITLTAKSGFTLNGVAANSFTVAGATATHLEDSGIVSAVFPATAAAPDVAISIAAIPGVTAPVRNVTPDFAIDETDQYTGTVTWLPADSPYAANTVYTATITLTAKSGYTLTGVAADSFTVAGATTHNAINSGVVTAAFPATAPMPVSIVAIPGVDVPMRAGIPDLLVTETEQFTGSVAWSPSDNPYAASTVYTATITLTAKSGYTLTGVAANSFTVFGATTVTNPVDSGVVTAVFDETSTAPLARVELGSAENYVILAETLISTTGVTHVTGDMGISPYATTFITGFALVDATGYATSSLVTGLVHAADMADPTPANLTTAVANMITAYNDAAARPTPDELYLNDGAIGGLILAPGLYKWGGTVEIGADLTLNGDANDIWIFQISGDLNMASDFEVLLTGGAKPENIFWQVAGIATLGTGAHMEGIILSMTQIILETGSSINGRLLAQTQVTLDAATVVEPTIL
- a CDS encoding ice-binding family protein; the encoded protein is MSTKMKYLRIVTTFVILLSFSFLVGCSEKITPPINVASITVSGAGDAITVVDGSTLQMSAVVLPNDALDQTFTWSVQAGTGLATISATGLLTATEEGTVSVIATANDGSAITGSLVVTVTANTALPSPMASFAAITLTQTGDIANNNVQYTDASAVLAVLPTQISVTLENTEVKNVPLTWLDTDTYNPAVAATYTFNAVWGDLPVGATNANDLAVPTVELQVRQGELMVASITVTSAENSEFVIQNETLQMSSTVAPLTADDTSVTWSVAAGTGTASIDLDGLLLGLTEGTVIVKATANDGSLVEGSKMITVNAHPFVASTFPIDEAAGVAITTNIEVSFNEIMNADSVVIPANFIVSTGGSEISGVLSYDVATKTASFNPDSDLLYETLYTATIKAAVTDYDGAEMEEDKVWTFTTASEVLAGTGPALINLRTASNFSILAKSAITNTGETLITGDIGVSPQSLVDLTGFSETLSLDGTSATSIYVTGKIYASDMLAPTPSKLTTAISDVEAAYVEAAGRVDYAIVSGTAGGIIGGQTFVPGIYKWETVVTMATDITLDGGVNDVWIFQVADNLTASSGAIVQLANGAQAKNIFWQVAGIVTLGTGAHFEGIIMSMTQIVLETGSSVHGKLLAQTQVTLDTATVTPL
- a CDS encoding helix-turn-helix domain-containing protein; the encoded protein is MLPIKDEVLTLQECSAYLKIAESTIYVLARKGKIPCQKVGRNWRFSKYALDRWLRGEDFLNPIEVNSSSR
- a CDS encoding DUF3185 family protein encodes the protein MGVSKIIGIILFFGGLALVVGGIFATRSLGDSVRTFLGMGLTKDTLWYFIGGAAAVVTSLILLMSGRS